DNA from Polaribacter sp. NJDZ03:
TTTTATTAACAATTAATTACAGTTCTTAGATAAGACTGTAAGACCTTACTTAAAGGGATAAACTAAAGTTATACACAACCAGGAATAAAAGCCTTTAGAAAGCAAATTAGAGATCTAAATAATAGTTACTTTCCCTTATGAAAAGATAAGACAAGCGAAGTTTAAAAGCTTTAATAGCATTGCTAGAACAATGTCTATACATTATCAGAATATACTCAACTATTTTGACAATAGAAGTACAAACGCTTCTGCAGAATCTTTTAATGCTAAAATCAAGGCCTTTAGAGCACAATTTAGAGGTGTTAGAAAAATCAAATTCTTCCTTTTTAGACTCTCAAATATTTATGCCTAATTTCTAAATCCCACAACTTTTGAACTTGATCCACTTGATCCTTCTTAGATAAGACTACAAAGACTATTTAAAAGGATAATAATGTATCAACTAAAAGTTATACACCAGTAGTGATAAAAGCATTTAGAAAGTAAATTAGAAATCTAAATAATAGATACTTCCCCCTTTAAAAAGTAAGAGCTACTTTTAGACCTTATAAGAATGATTATTTAAATTTAGAACAAAAAAAAGCT
Protein-coding regions in this window:
- a CDS encoding transposase, with the translated sequence MRQAKFKSFNSIARTMSIHYQNILNYFDNRSTNASAESFNAKIKAFRAQFRGVRKIKFFLFRLSNIYA